CACTCTTGTAAAGTCAGGGTATATATTTCCTGTTCTTGATCCACCCTTAATTGCAGGCCCTGTCATGTTGAAACCTGGAACCACATAATATTTGATCTCAACTTTGCCAGAACAACTATTGTACTGTAAAGAGGAGCAGAGATTGTTGGTGTAGAGAAGTGCCTTCAGGTACTGATCTGTGTTATTGATGTTGTGTGCCCAATATGCCACCAATAACTTCACTGTTGCATGCTTGGAGAACACAACCTGTTTGACAAATTGTCATTGATAAGAAAGAAAGCAACAAAAGAAACAATGATTTGAAGTTACCTCTGATATTGCTGTGGATAATGATGGCCAGAAAACTGTTGGGTCCATAAATTCTGATTGACCGAGACAATCCATGGTACTGATTCTAACTGTCTCCTTCGCTCCAACAGATTTAATTGTTTCAATCCATGCTTGCTCATCAGCCTGATACTTGCCGAACAATAGCTGCAGTAGCATGGCAAAATGTTAAGTTTGCATCTCGAAGTGGCAACTAAGATTCATTGAGAAAGAGCCGAGTTCTTATGCTTAGATTCAAGGATGCACATGGTAAAATTGTTTGAAAATAATCTTTATTTACCTCTGGAGGAGCAAAGGAGAGATAGCTGACTTGGGGTAGCATTGTTGAATTGTTACTCCAAGATGTTTGAATTGAAACTTCAAATATGTGAGGATCAGACAGAATAGGATATCCTGTAACACGAGGTGTCTCTGCATAACGAGGGAGAGGCGACCTGTGACGACATAATTGGAAACAGTTGTTTTGAAAGTTCAAGAGTAAGACACCATTAATCATAATTAAGCAGCCATTTTCCCAGTAAGCTTTATTTCATAATATGAGTTCCTGACTTACTTGCACCTCTCTTTAGGATCAATAAAATGTGACCAACAGGGAACCTTTCTTTCAACTTGCCACGTTTGATCAAACACTGCTTTTGTGTAATCTGAAGAATTAAGAGATGCAAGTTTCCACAAACTGTCGAAATATATCTCAACCTTGTTAGCTATTCTTGGACAACCAGCAAAATAAATTCCTACTTCCTTGACCTAGAGCCACCATGTAATAAGCAATTAGAAAAATTCAGAATTTCAATTATAACACTCTCTAAGATGAAGAGAGGAAGATggtaacaataaaaatattaattgctTATTGacatattataaatttaaagaCAAAAACAGCCATGACTTGTTGAATTTACCTGTGTAAGAGATTTCCAGTCATTGTTTGCAGATCCAATGTACACATCTCTACTATCAGATATCCAAACTTTGGCATGGACAATGCCTGAACCCCACCAATCCTTAAGAAGCAGGGTCACATTCTCGACGTTTGGCCTTCCGGCAGCAAGTTTTGATGGCTCTAAGGTAAATGTTGGATAGACTCCAGAATGTGACAGTAACCTACATCAATATCCATTTCAAATTTGGTTAATTCAACATTGCACAAATAACATTCAAAGGCATTAAAAAACAAGACTAATACTTGAGCATGGTATGTAACAGCATAGTATTCGAAATGCACCTGATGCTAACATTGCGGTCTGCAGCATCCTCCAGCGCTTGATAGAGTGCAGCACCTTCTTGTGCACCAAACTCTTCCATCTGTTGCTGAGAGTAACCATAATCGCCGGAGCGAGGATCATCCGGAGAAGCAAGCAGCTCCCAGTACTGAGCAGTTATGTCAAGCCTCCTGGTGGAGTTTCCAGCCATCCAACTTAGCACATCCCCTACCAATTACTCAAACATGATAACATAATTAGAGAaaaattattgatatttttattcttaaattttcTATGCAAAAACTGTGAATGCCAAAATATAACGAGAGTTGATATACCGGTAGAGAGGACACCAGGGACATGGAAGAGGTGAGGCATATTTGTGGGGATGGATTGGACCAGCCATGCTTTACAGTTTGGAGTGGACGATGACGACGAATGAGCAAGGTTGCTCAATATAAACATATAAAACACAAAGTGGAAGAAACCAATCATGATACTGCGTTTGATCATCATTGCATAGTGACATGAGAAAAATTGCTCCATCTCACATAATGTTTAAGTAAAAGCACAACAATGGAACCAACGATATGCAACACAAGAATACTAGCTGTCACATTTGACTTTCGATGGAGTCAAAGTTATGCTACGAAATTCTAACACAGTTTTTCTTCCTTCTTAAAACTTAACTCTTGTTAAGGAATAAAACAGAAGAGAATCTTGTTGGAATATTCGGTAATGCATTAATTGGTGATTGCGGGATACATGTTATGCCCAGTTGTACGCTACACTTGGAAGATCCATATGTATCGGGTCAGATACAATCTGCACACTAGCTCCAAAAAATGCTAAGGctttcatatattttcaattataAGTAAATACTAAATTAGTCTTAACAAATTTTAGATTggatattttgatttttaacaaatttttattattcaaattATAAAGATTATTCTTATCTCTTCGAACTCCGCCTATGTTACACTTGCGGTACATAGTCGGTCCCAAATCcggataaaggaggagggttgtATTAGGTCGGGAGTAGATCCTCTCCAGTGAAAAAAAACTGGATAATATCCAGTGTTTAATCTCACCATTCATTGCTCTCTCTCCTATTTATATTTGGTCCCACTTATAGAATTAAAGGtaagagatcacactttattctctcaaGTGTTAAAACAATGGAGAGGATCCATTTCCGTGTTAGGTCTTCaacaaccaacataaaaatatagtcgAATCACATTACATGAATCAAAGACATTATTGCGCTAAAGTTAGGTCGTTGCCCGGAAGCAACGTACTGTATGGCTCGAGTACGGTGTCAAATGAACAAGAGCCACTGCATCGGTGCTCGGATATAGTGTTAAATGAGTAAGGGTTCTCGCGTTTTCGTAAACGgacgagggtaaataagctagttcacaaagtaaaaggtaaaggtCGGAGCGACAGAAGGTTGATatttgggacatggaacataggcactctaacaggaaagtccatggaggtgatggacaccatgacaaggagaaagattaacattatgtgcctacaagaaacaAAATGGGTTGGTGCGAAGGCTAAGGAGTTGGATACttctggtttcaaactttggtatacaggaaatgtgaagaataggaatggggttggaattattgtggataagcagtggaagaaagacgtagtggatgtcaagagggtgggagagcgaatcatctctatcaaacttgtggtggagggaggtgctttccatgtgattagcgcctatgcaccgtgagtgggttcggacgaacaatacaagataaggttttgagaggatctagagagtttggttcaacacatacctttgggagataagattttcttaggaggagatttaaatgaCCATGTTGGGAGAGAATTGACTGGGTATGGGAGTATTCACAGAGGCCATGGTTTCGGAGTAATCAATGTcgagggtaaaactattttggactttttcTCAACCTTTGATCTCTtcatcgcaaatacatgttttaaaaagagagaagaacatcttataacctataagattggcatgacaagctctcaaatcgacttcttgttgaggagagtcgaccgaaaattttgcattaattgtaaaattatctcggaagagagtttgacaacacaacatagggtgctcgtcatggattttcgCGTTGAGTAAAAGACATCATACAAAGAATCCAAGGACGAGAtggtggcggatgaaaggtgaggaataaagaagcttcctaagacgggtaggagaagagACAAAGTGGGATGAGAATGGAAGTGTggaagagatgtggagggagatgacataagttattagaagaacagcaaaaaaaaaaaaaaagctttggtgaatctaaaggaataagaccaagagataaggagttttggtggtggaatgcgagtgtacaagaaaagataaagataaaaaggaagtgttttaaagagtggtcttttGCCGCAACGCAgataattagaaaaaatataaggcggctaagaaagagacaaaagtggctgtaagtgaagtAAGAAtaagagcatatgagggtctctactagtctttgggcacgaaagaaggagaaaaatgtatatatagaatcgcaaagagccatggaagaagaacgagagatttggatcaagttaagtgcataaaggataaggatggagagttgttggctcaagaggagaagattaatgaaaggtggaagagctacttctacaagttatttaatgagggacagaagactcttccgagccttggtcatgcacaagggaagaagatcaaaactttgactactatcaaaggattcgagacttcgaggtaaaagaggctctaaagcagataaaaaatggcagggcagtaggacctgataatatcccgattgaaGTTTGGAAAGGCCTTGGAGAAAAAGACATCAACTagttaaccaagctttttaatgagattttaaagTCAAAGAAGATGcttgatgagtggagaaagagtaccttggtacctatctacaagaataagggggatatacaaagttgcg
This sequence is a window from Arachis stenosperma cultivar V10309 chromosome 10, arast.V10309.gnm1.PFL2, whole genome shotgun sequence. Protein-coding genes within it:
- the LOC130955052 gene encoding uncharacterized protein LOC130955052, with the translated sequence MEQFFSCHYAMMIKRSIMIGFFHFVFYMFILSNLAHSSSSSTPNCKAWLVQSIPTNMPHLFHVPGVLSTGDVLSWMAGNSTRRLDITAQYWELLASPDDPRSGDYGYSQQQMEEFGAQEGAALYQALEDAADRNVSIRLLSHSGVYPTFTLEPSKLAAGRPNVENVTLLLKDWWGSGIVHAKVWISDSRDVYIGSANNDWKSLTQVKEVGIYFAGCPRIANKVEIYFDSLWKLASLNSSDYTKAVFDQTWQVERKVPCWSHFIDPKERCKSPLPRYAETPRVTGYPILSDPHIFEVSIQTSWSNNSTMLPQVSYLSFAPPELLFGKYQADEQAWIETIKSVGAKETVRISTMDCLGQSEFMDPTVFWPSLSTAISEVVFSKHATVKLLVAYWAHNINNTDQYLKALLYTNNLCSSLQYNSCSGKVEIKYYVVPGFNMTGPAIKGGSRTGNIYPDFTRVNHGKYAVSDIRAHIGTSNLVWDYFYTTAGVSFGTYNTAIVSQLKEIFDADWNSPYAVPVPVQQLEKGHTRSI